The following nucleotide sequence is from Pseudomonadota bacterium.
GTTGTGGGGAAACATTGGTATTCACAAATGATTTCGGTTGACTATGAGCATATTTCAAATCATCGTCACTTTCACTACTTTCCTCGGTAGTATAATCTTCTGTTCCATTCAATTCATTCTCTATTTTTAAATTTCCCATATTTATCTGGATTGATTCTTTTAGTTTTCTAAATCGGTAATATTCTCTCAGAGCCACAAGATATCCGCCTTGGTTATAGTTAAATTCTACAAGAACTTCCTTAACTTTTTCTCGTTCAGCAATATCTAAAAGTTGATCAAAGATCTCATCCGATAAGCCATCTCCCTTAATACTGCCCGCAGCTTTAACGAAAACCTCACCGGCGCTGTTACTTTTAATCACAGCATATCCTACAGGGTCACTTCCTGCCCCCGAAGGGTCAATGGACATTTTTACCGATCCCAGGTTCCATTTTGACTTATCTACATATTTCTTTGAAGGAGAATTCCTAAAAGGTAAGGCGGATCGAATTTCATTCGAATGTTGCTGCTCTTCAGATACAGAAATTAGGTTCTTGACAGGTAATTCACTTTCTTCTGAAAACAAAAGGGCATCTTTGGGATCTAAAATAAACTGAGAATTTTTAAATTTTTCTTCTAAGATTAGTGTAGCTTTTTCGTAGAATTCATCACTTAATTCTTCTTGATTTGATTGTTCACATAATTCTAGGATTTCTATTAAAGTATGCTCTGTTTTCTTTAGTTTATCCACAACCTTTTGAAGATTAATATTATTTTTCGCTAATCTCAAAAAAGACAATTTAAGTTTGAATTTTTCAAAAAGAAGCTCAAAACCGTCGTATGCAATCTTATTATTTCCTAAATCAAGATCTTTCAGATTACCCATTGTACTCAAAGGATGAATGATTTTTTTAAGCGTATTACTATTAATTCCATTTTTTGAAAGATATAGTTTTTCCAAAAATTGGTAATTGTTTATGGTTTCTAGGAGTTTGTAAGTGGAGTTCCCTAGATTGTATCTGGACATAGTGAGAAATTTAATTTGACTATTTTTCTTTTTTAATTTCGGGAAAAAACATGCCCTTAAAATCTTCTGTGTTGGTATTTTTCCTTTTTTAACAAACTTTAACTCCTCTAAATCATCTACATTGTGCAAGCAAAAAATCTGACTTTGCTCGTATGTATCAAATGTATAACTTTCTTTTGCAGCCTCATCGCTGTGCTTTACAAGAACGATTCTCTCGTTATATTGGTCAAGATCTTTTAAATTATCAAAGTGGTTATCAGAAAGATCTAATAACTTCAGATTACTAAGTTTGCCAAGCATTGCTGATAATGAGAGGATTCCTTTATTTTTTACAGAATTATCACTAAGATTGAGATTAGTGAGACTGCCAGGATTTTGAGTCAAGTATGTCGATAGCAATCCACAATCTTCATCGTCTAAAGTGTTGCGTGCAAGATTAAGTGAAGTAAGAGATTTATTTAACTGGAGTTTATTTAAAAACGATTTAATCCCCCCAAGAAATGCACACTCCAGATTTAGAGTCTTAATATTAGAATTTTCAATAAAATTAATTAGTGGATCAACATATTTACTGTCTATAATACTTTCATTGAGGGTAATGGTTTCAAGATGTTCAAGAGAAAGCAGAGTTGAGTATAAATCTTCCATCTTTTCCTCGACTGCTGCAATAGCTACTCCCAAATAAAACGTAAAATACTTAGTTGTAGTATTGCCTCTTAACCCCTCCGCTATACCCAAAAATGGCACATCACAATCAACAATCAAATAGGTTATATCCAAGTCTTCAATGTCATAGTCAGATCCTGCAAAAAATTGCTCGGCACGCTCTCTGTTTCTGCCTTTAACACTATTAAGGCAGGCCTTTTGTAAACGTTCTTTATCTGTTTCTGGTTGCTCTTCTGTTGCAAAAACAGATGCCGCTGAGTTACAAATCAACAAAACAACTATCGACAAAATACGCAGTGCTTTCATAGGTACTCTCCTTATTATTTATTCCTCATCCCAAGATCAGCTCTTGAAAAAGAAGGCTGGTGAAATTTTCCCAAATGCTTACCATATGCTTGCCCAAATTATTTTTGAAATTTCCCGATCCTCTGAAACCCTTACTGGGCTTGGTGGGCGCTACAGGGCTCGAACCTGTGACCCGCTGATTAAGAGTCAGTTTCTCTAGTGATCCGCAATTCCGCATTGTTTGTATAATGCCCTATAAATATTGGCTTTGCAAGGAGTTTTCGGTCTCCCTCGGTCTCCGAAAATCTCGGAAAATCTCCCCCAGTCTCTCTCGGTTGTTCCCTGCTGGCTCCCTCATTTTTTCTTGAAGCGATTTTTTACATCTGCTACCTTAATAACTACAAATAACTCATTTACGGATATATTTTATGAATACTCAAAAGAAGAACCGTGTCAAGCTCACCAAGCGCATCGTTGAAAGCACCGCGCATGATACTGAGCAGCAGAAGTACCTTTGGGATACAGAAATCAGTGGTTTTGGTTTACGCATCTATACAACTGGGCGAAAGATGTATTTCTTCCAGTATCGTAACCAACACCGAACTACCAAGAAGATTAAGATTGGAGTCCATGGAAACATCACGACTGAACAAGCCCGAGAAACCGCCAAAGAACTTGCTATCAAGGCCAGTATGGGAAAAGACCCCGCAGAGGAGAGTAAAGTTCTAAAATCCAGCCCTATGATGACTGATTTAGCCCGAGACTATATGAAACTGCATGCTCTAGAAGA
It contains:
- a CDS encoding integrase arm-type DNA-binding domain-containing protein, encoding MNTQKKNRVKLTKRIVESTAHDTEQQKYLWDTEISGFGLRIYTTGRKMYFFQYRNQHRTTKKIKIGVHGNITTEQARETAKELAIKASMGKDPAEESKVLKSSPMMTDLARDYMKLHALEDKSPKSIKEDKAMLKNHILKEFGTRKVAEITTRDIQVLRGKISDRKVLTNRVLSLLHKMFNLAIEWGWVKENP